In Siniperca chuatsi isolate FFG_IHB_CAS linkage group LG20, ASM2008510v1, whole genome shotgun sequence, the following proteins share a genomic window:
- the map2k6 gene encoding dual specificity mitogen-activated protein kinase kinase 6 has protein sequence MEGGSEKEGKVFCASPPPHQSKGEMSQPKGGKRKPVLKLSKEVFEQPPPAAVPPRDLDSKACVIIGEKNFEVKADDLEQICELGRGAYGVVDKMRHVPSGLIMAVKRIRATVNTQEQKRLLMDLDISMRTVDCFYTVTFYGALFREGDVWICMELMDTSLDKFYKQVIEKGMTIPEDILGKIAVSIVKALEHLHSNLQVIHRDVKPSNVLINTQGQVKMCDFGISGYLVDSVAKTMDAGCKPYMAPERINPETNQKGYNVKSDIWSLGITMIELAILRFPYDSWGTPFQQLKQVVEEPSPQLPADQFSPEFVDFSSQCLKKVSKERPTYTELMQHPFFTSHEAKETDVASFVKVILGD, from the exons GCTCAAGCTCTCCAAGGAGGTGTTTGAGCAGCCTCCTCCCGCCGCTGT accCCCCAGAGATTTGGATTCGAAAGCTTGTGTAATCATCGGAGAGAAg AATTTCGAGGTGAAGGCGGATGACCTGGAGCAGATCTGCGAGCTCGGCCGAGGAGCGTACGGCGTGGTGGACAAGATGAGGCACGTGCCCAGTGGCCTGATCATGGCTGTGAAG CGGATTCGGGCCACCGTGAACACACAGGAGCAGAAGAGGCTGCTCATGGACCTGGACATCTCTATGAGGACAGTGGACTGTTTCTACACAGTTACCTTCTACGGAGCACTATTCAGAGAG GGCGACGTGTGGATCTGCATGGAGCTGATGGACACCTCCCTCGACAAGTTCTACAAGCAGGTGATCGAGAAGGGCATGACCATCCCCGAGGACATCCTGGGAAAGATCGCCGTCTCA ATAGTAAAAGCTTTGGAGCATCTGCACAGCAATCTGCAAGTCATACACAGAG ATGTGAAGCCCTCCAACGTGCTGATCAACACTCAGGGCCAGGTGAAGATGTGCGACTTTGGCATCAGCGGCTACCTGGTCGACTCTGTGGCTAAAACCATGGACGCTGGCTGCAAGCCCTACATGGCG CCGGAGAGGATCAACCCCGAGACGAACCAGAAAGGCTACAACGTCAAGTCTGACATCTGGAGTTTAGGAATCACAATG ATCGAGCTCGCCATCCTGCGCTTCCCGTATGACTCGTGGGGCACGCCCTTCCAGCAGCTGAAGCAGGTGGTGGAAGAACCTTCGCCCCAGCTTCCTGCCGACCAGTTCTCCCCCGAGTTCGTGGACTTCTCCTCTCAGTG CTTAAAGAAAGTTTCCAAAGAGCGGCCGACTTACACAGAACTCATG CAACATCCCTTCTTCACCTCCCATGAGGCCAAAGAAACCGACGTGGCTAGCTTTGTGAAAGTCATCTTGGGGGACTGA